The following proteins are co-located in the Candida dubliniensis CD36 chromosome 3, complete sequence genome:
- a CDS encoding fungal zinc cluster transcription factor, putative, whose product MNSPSSLKQEKTFKKRNRATLVCLPCRKKKIKCDKGKPCSNCTKTQPDKCIYDERIPELKKRKKSPSIQAELNTTNNRNPTFLPIMESQQKEQLAKERDVCVLIQKSELEELQTKLKQYESAEYRTNIGDNQPEDTPGESYSNHYRVKKESDDIVFNNIVETRKSLVFTKHDETRPGFIPLVNVTSEKPHFPEKRVTKSKTLELSKLPTEETNLIGINPYNYRDDVIDFHEQLPNTFGKFENSTMSPLSWSYAIRSSSIVRTLRYFASLQYQKEVEKQVVPEITHKNLKKLIVPGDEKIKSALNLDGGYESRFQEKIKQASNDDLNKHSKTPVNMATLALSLSLLNGNKDRESSLIEQIKSAMPTKKVIWLLIKRYFLLIYPIIPYVVEDNFRGEVERIVGKESYEDIKPEVKIENRMDFATIGVLFVICRLSFLSLLHNRGFYNEQILTKKNLTNDEAERKFLILNSIKIHNVEVAQACYHHLQRLGKITLPLLQCAIYLRAYRTLAPEEGDGIDGGDSLVQHSSLVSMSYVLGLNRDPDKISYISDAKVKHLYRKIWYYCLMQEYTLAHTYGTPLFIRPESYDTKRPYFSLEGAGCRDLEVEKSSLAVFAFISALVKGPIKDLVILCNNVGQLVKVSDITTQLSCIELAISELLGKVSDYVHNLEEESTSYHTNKIMKIGILFRINSLLMTMYCNMFTYYERKNVKLSFFYFKKFFKLSVLETLPYVFSLITRSKELFGEGSDLYINPAIILFLVRTMDVCFSSMVRVNFLLYKMSHKPDHQLRLSSDSSYKEYFDSCNRFISVMEKVSRLCLAACSIFSSRYYFAWGVVKMRGYFLKLITTPKFYKVEMQGDYAPIATDSEQIIELSELIESGLMKLESQVTKYCDDIDFTTFFKKIVSTKKLSKSKQRKQKKANHQAQNIPARTSPVPQSNEYPHSNKLSPSGASTTEDSHTPNSIDSNNNSGVYSTEFEDLKFANSAEIDSIWLQMMNSKSHNRNDGFNYNSNNNNITNQPNFNGGDNSKTFFASPNTINDAFGYPLPNQFFDQNFTNFANFNSSADNNEAAMFFDMFDNVPLDNFFNN is encoded by the coding sequence ATGAACAGTCCTAGTTCACTAAAGCAAGAGAAGacttttaaaaaaagaaatagagCAACCCTAGTTTGCTTACCATGTcggaaaaagaaaatcaaatgtgATAAAGGAAAACCTTGTTCAAACTGTACCAAAACCCAACCTGATAAGTGTATTTACGATGAAAGAATACCTGAATTAAAGAAGCGAAAGAAATCACCCTCAATACAAGCAGAGCTCAACACTACAAATAACAGAAACCCCACTTTTTTGCCTATTATGGAATCTCAACAGAAGGAACAGCTAGCAAAAGAGCGAGATGTTTGTGTATTGATTCAGAAATCTGAATTGGAAGAACTAcaaacaaaactaaaacaatACGAAAGTGCAGAATATCGTACTAATATTGGCGACAACCAACCAGAGGATACACCAGGGGAATCATACAGTAACCACTATCGTGTCAAGAAAGAAAGCGATGATATTGTGTTTAACAATATTGttgaaacaagaaaaagtttGGTTTTCACGAAACATGATGAGACTAGACCAGGATTTATACCACTAGTAAATGTCACTTCAGAAAAACCCCATTTTCCTGAAAAACGTGTCACCAAAAGTAAGACTCTTGAATTGTCAAAACTTCCTACAGAAGAAACCAACTTAATAGGAATAAATCCATATAATTATCGAGATGATGTGATCGACTTTCATGAACAACTTCCTAATACATTTggtaaatttgaaaatagtACAATGTCTCCCTTATCCTGGTCATATGCAATTAGAAGTAGTTCAATTGTGAGAACTTTGAGATATTTTGCCTCCTTACAATATCAAAAGGAAGTTGAAAAGCAAGTTGTTCCAGAAATAACTCAcaaaaatttaaagaaattaattgttCCTGGagatgaaaaaatcaaatctgCCTTAAATTTGGATGGTGGTTATGAATCAAGATTTCAagagaaaataaaacaagcactgaatgatgatttgaataaacATCTGAAAACACCAGTTAACATGGCGACACTCGCATTAAGTTTGAGTTTGTTAAATGGGAATAAGGATCGTGAACTGAGCTTGATTgaacaaataaaatcagCAATGCCCACCAAAAAAGTTATCTGGTTGTTAATAAAGCGTTATTTTCTACTAATATATCCCATAATCCCTTATGTGGTCGAAGATAATTTCCGTGGGGAAGTCGAAAGAATTGTTGGTAAAGAATCATATGAAGATATCAAACCTGAAgtgaaaattgaaaaccGAATGGATTTTGCCACTATTGGTGTCTTGTTTGTTATTTGTCGTCTACTGTTTTTGTCATTGCTTCATAATAGAGGATTTTACAACGAGCAAATActaactaaaaaaaatctaactaatgatgaagctgaaagaaaatttttgattttgaacaGTATAAAAATCCATAACGTTGAAGTAGCGCAAGCTTGTTATCACCATTTGCAAAGATTAGGTAAAATCACACTCCCTCTTTTGCAATGTGCTATTTATTTGAGGGCTTATCGTACTTTGGCACCTGAAGAAGGTGATGGTAttgatggtggtgattCCTTAGTACAACATAGCAGTCTTGTGTCTATGAGCTATGTTTTGGGATTGAACAGAGATCCAGATAAAATTTCATATATAAGTGACGCTAAAGTGAAACATTTGTACCGTAAGATTTGgtattattgtttgatGCAAGAATACACATTAGCTCATACTTATGGGACTCCATTATTTATAAGACCAGAATCGTATGATACTAAACGACCATATTTCAGTTTAGAAGGTGCTGGTTGTCGAGATTTGGAAGTTGAGAAATCATCACTTGCCGTATTTGCCTTCATTTCAGCTTTGGTCAAAGGTCCAATTAAAGACTTGGTCATTCTATGTAATAATGTGGGACAGTTAGTCAAAGTTTCAGATATTACCACCCAGCTCAGTTGTATTGAGTTAGCGATATCCGAACTATTGGGCAAAGTAAGTGATTATGTTCATAATTTGGAGGAAGAATCCACTAGCTATCacacaaacaaaatcatGAAGATTGGCATTTTGTTTCGGATCAATAGTTTACTCATGACCATGTATTGTAATATGTTTACGTATTACGAAAGGAAAAACGTCAAATtgagttttttttattttaagaAATTCTTCAAGCTTTCAGTCCTCGAGACATTACCGTACGTGTTTTCATTAATCACCAGAAGCAAGGAATTATTTGGCGAAGGTTCAGACTTATACATCAACCCAGCGATAATACTATTTTTAGTTCGAACCATGGATGTTTGTTTTAGTTCTATGGTGAGAGTTAATTTCTTATTATACAAGATGTCCCACAAACCTGACCATCAACTAAGATTGAGCTCTGATTCATCCTACAAGGAGTATTTTGATTCATGTAATAGATTTATCTCGGTGATGGAAAAAGTAAGCCGTCTTTGCTTAGCAGCTTGCTCAATTTTCAGTAGCAGATATTATTTTGCCTGGGGTGTAGTGAAAATGAGAGgatattttttgaaattgattacCACTCCAAAGTTTTATAAAGTAGAGATGCAAGGAGATTATGCCCCCATTGCCACAGACAGCGAACAAATCATCGAATTATCAGAATTGATCGAACTGggattaatgaaattggaaTCACAAGTAACTAAATATTGTGATGACATTGACTTTACAACTTTCTTCAAGAAAATTGTCTCAACTAAAAAGCTTTCTAAGCTGAAGCAGAGGAAACAGAAAAAAGCAAATCACCAAGCACAGAATATCCCTGCACGAACTTCACCAGTTCCACAATCCAACGAATATCCCCACTCAAACAAATTGAGTCCTTCTGGCGCCAGCACAACTGAAGATTCCCATACTCCTAACAGTATAGATTCTAATAACAACAGTGGAGTATATTCCACggaatttgaagatttaaaatttgCTAATAGTGCTGAAATCGATTCAATTTGGTTACAAATGATGAATCTGAAAAGTCATAATCGAAATGATGGGTTCAATTATAATtctaacaacaataatataacTAATCAGCCAAACTTTAATGGTGGAGATAATAGCAAAACATTTTTTGCTAGCCCAAACACAATTAATGATGCCTTTGGCTATCCGTTACCCAATCAGTTTTTTGATCAAAATTTCACCAATTTTGCAAATTTTAACTCAAGTGCAGACAACAATGAAGCTGCTATGTTTTTTGACATGTTTGATAATGTACCtttagataatttttttaataattaa
- a CDS encoding poly uridylate-binding protein, putative (Similar to S. cerevisiae PUB1;~In S. cerevisiae: abundant mRNP-component protein that binds mRNA and is required for stability of a number of mRNAs; not reported to associate with polyribosomes), with amino-acid sequence MSEPTQEKSQEQPQEQQQQQEQQEQQPEQQQSTESTEKESQQAQQPPSQDDEKQVNAASAKEGGREVSNKILYVGNLPKSASEEMIQELFSVDGNPVKTIKVLNDKNKAGFNYAFIEYDTNEAADMALNTLNGRLVDNVEIKVNWAFQSAAIAGNPNNTEEPLFNIFVGDLSPEVNDEGLRNAFSKFESLKQAHVMWDMQTSRSRGYGFVTFGNQSDAELALQTMNGEWLCGRAIRCNWASHKQQQQQQHYNNQHGGGYRGYRNNNGNNNNRQFRQFNNVNHVDNNGFSQPLVNTNPQFIGQQPPQPDQHQQQQQQQQQQQQAINGANGVPQQMLQGLTNGNLGPGTPINGNNNATGGFNNNGGANAAGAPVAGGPGAIPVMSPQSYEIVLRQTPSWQTTVYLGNIAHFTQQQELIPLLQNFGFIVDFKFHPERGCAFVKYDTHERAALAIIQLAGFNLNGRPLKCGWGKERPPQFQNFPRNGNMHQVPMYGPGGRP; translated from the coding sequence ATGTCGGAACCAACTCAAGAGAAATCTCAAGAACAACCCCAAgagcaacagcagcaacaagaGCAGCAGGAACAGCAGccagaacaacaacaatcaactGAATCAACTGAAAAGGAATCTCAACAAGCTCAACAACCTCCTTCTcaagatgatgaaaaacAAGTAAATGCTGCTTCAGCCAAAGAAGGTGGACGCGAagtttcaaataaaattttgtaCGTTGGAAACTTACCGAAATCAGCTAGTGAAGAAATGATTCAAGAATTGTTTTCAGTTGACGGGAATCCGGTTAAAACCATTAAAGTTTTGAATGACAAAAATAAAGCAGGGTTTAATTATGCTTTCATTGAATACGACACCAATGAAGCTGCTGATATGGCTTTGAATACTTTGAACGGCAGACTTGTTGATAACGTTGAAATTAAAGTTAATTGGGCTTTCCAGTCAGCTGCGATTGCAGGTAATCCAAACAACACTGAAGAGCCATTGTTCAACATTTTTGTCGGGGATTTGAGTCCTGAAGTAAACGATGAAGGTTTAAGAAATGCTTTCTCGAAATTTGAATCTTTGAAGCAAGCCCATGTCATGTGGGATATGCAGACTTCAAGATCAAGAGGTTATGGGTTTGTAACTTTTGGTAACCAATCTGATGCTGAGTTGGCTTTACAAACCATGAATGGGGAATGGCTTTGCGGTAGAGCTATTAGATGTAACTGGGCTTCccataaacaacaacagcaacaacaacattacAACAATCAACACGGTGGTGGTTATAGAGGTTATCGTAATAATAACggcaacaataacaaccGTCAGTTCAGacaattcaataatgttaaccatgttgataataatggatTTTCTCAACCTTTGGTAAACACCAACCCCCAATTCATTGGCCAACAGCCACCTCAACCAGATCAAcatcagcaacaacaacagcagcaacagcagcagcaacaagCAATTAATGGAGCTAATGGCGTACCACAACAAATGTTGCAAGGTTTGACTAATGGTAATCTTGGACCAGGAACTCCTAtcaatggtaataataatgccACTGGTGGGTTTAACAACAATGGTGGTGCCAATGCTGCAGGTGCACCAGTGGCTGGAGGTCCAGGAGCTATTCCAGTAATGTCACCACAATCTTATGAGATAGTTTTGAGACAAACACCATCTTGGCAAACAACAGTATATTTGGGTAATATTGCTCATTTTACTCAACAGCAAGAATTGATTCCACTTTTACAGAACTTTGGGTTCATAGTTGATTTTAAATTCCATCCAGAAAGAGGTTGTGCATTTGTCAAATATGATACACATGAGAGAGCAGCTTTGGCCATTATCCAATTAGCAGGGTTCAACCTTAATGGAAGACCATTGAAGTGTGGATGGGGTAAAGAAAGACCACCACAGTTTCAAAACTTTCCAAGAAATGGCAATATGCATCAAGTTCCAATGTATGGACCCGGTGGGAGACCTTAA
- a CDS encoding uncharacterized membrane protein yol092w, putative has translation MAPPPAPIVLDSQSVSGITGSISIACWIIVFAPQIYENFKRKSSEGLSLTFIVLWLAGDVFNVLGAVLQGVLPTMIILAVYYTLADIVLLWQCLAYGNGKNPDLIHLSPANPLSEDVLETVISNEERHHTRHRNQQPGNQEFRGTAVTTGSSTDDLESTSSVTSSMSKSSQFQSFLINTLMVTLVIASGVIGWYISYIKDSKHHPKHPGKHKPEELVFDPLAQIFGWLCAILYLGSRIPQIVLNYERKSCDGISFMFFLFACLGNLTYVISILSIDMSWNYLWVNSSWLAGSLGTLGLDFTIFVQFFLYNESKDDFSEYESSSETESESLLTSSDRSYGTA, from the coding sequence ATGGCACCACCTCCAGCACCAATAGTACTAGACTCCCAATCTGTCAGTGGAATAACTGGTTCCATATCTATTGCTTGTTGGATTATAGTTTTTGCACCCCAGATAtatgaaaatttcaaaagaaaatcactGGAGGGATTATCATTAACGTTCATTGTATTATGGTTGGCTGGTGATGTATTCAATGTACTTGGGGCAGTATTACAAGGTGTTTTACCAACAATGATTATATTGGCAGTATATTATACACTTGCTGATATTGTGTTATTATGGCAATGTTTAGCTTATGGTAATGGGAAAAACCCtgatttgattcatttatCTCCAGCAAATCCATTAAGTGAAGATGTGTTGGAAACTGTTATATCCAATGAAGAGCGTCATCATACCCGTCACAGAAATCAGCAACCGGGCAATCAAGAATTTAGGGGTACTGCTGTCACCACCGGAAGTAGCACTGATGATTTAGAAAGTACATCAAGTGTTACTAGTTCAATGAGCAAATCGTCACAATTTCAAAGCTTTCTTATAAATACATTAATGGTTACTTTAGTCATAGCATCAGGGGTTATTGGTTGGTATATATCATACATCAAAGACTCCAAACACCATCCAAAACATCCTGGCAAACATAAGCCCGAAGAATTGGTATTTGACCCATTAGCACAAATATTTGGTTGGTTATGTgcaattttatatttggGTTCTAGGATTCCTCAGATTGTTCTAAATTATGAAAGAAAATCTTGTGATGGTATTTCATTTATGTTTTTCTTATTTGCATGTTTAGGTAATTTAACTTATGTGATTTctattttatcaattgatatgAGTTGGAATTACTTGTGGGTTAATTCATCGTGGTTAGCAGGATCTTTAGGTACTTTGGGTTTGGATTTCACtatttttgttcaatttttccTTTATAACGAAAGTAAAGATGACTTTAGTGAATATGAATCTTCAAGTGAAACAGAGCTGGAGTCGTTGTTGACTAGCAGCGACAGATCCTACGGTACTGCTTAA
- a CDS encoding heme-responsive zinc finger transcription factor, putative (Similar to S. cerevisiae HAP1;~In S. cerevisiae: zinc finger transcription factor involved in the complex regulation of gene expression in response to levels of heme and oxygen) — MSVATPTEIPKSNETQVRKRRKVSTVCTNCKKRKIRCDRQHPCKNCIKSKKHSACVYDDGQVSPANLPTNGSSHGIIVPESRPYEDSAKIPIRFNNEVSRKKSKPVTPNNEHKTTKKSRDKTKVSNPQTASENEVTISLSELNMLKQRLQNIEANINAQANNPSFVPPSSPYPTQPNILPPPVSFSSWSPKQSNDRIMFNPQQRLTTNYNVSNTRGQSPSIQLPPLSFKDTPRGSIDSVRLYSEMSPPRSDLIESSLTSPESIQLPVSGDIVGVNPYLNETETINFYDGYTSICVRDFRRVNHGPFAWSSLMRKDKALSSLWNHILKKKEKKNEESQTFVFGQDMHEISQENTQLVASESNESETKFKKKTLETFGFSDVVPYDILKKKLQTQINKTTLPLGLTLYEEQVNMELQLVDRIHQQLPKKKVLWKLIDRFFSLLYPFMPFLDEIDFRQSVTKIIGEKEYKDEKIKELKVEKRLDLAVIGVLLIILRMSYLSLFCNKESVNEMRLKTTDPSPEAQEMKYLLQNPIGISLIDSAQNCLQYFDIFRKTSMPVLQCAYFLQLYHIFAPEDGDDGDGADTYALNSMIVRMAYSMGLNREPDNFKDVLNDKRQNHLGRKIWHFLVIGDVHNSYAFGTPKLISDDFYDTKIPFIEEGNENLIDKSLDQYVTRSVFPGYSVYNSVDQILKLILSVSGRSKVSEICKLLNQFEIGIAEQYGTLSNCLEPKENLIHIFARNMPVKMYISLKSFLVSVYFHLFLYYEHKNDSLSFFYLRKILKTGAGDIMPHYFELLGNSEVVCDMVINPKLIQIIHKANQINIALIIRVNMSIYRMKSSKLHAENCKNDDFYYSYYKELCKFSSCLTRCAEVGIAAVSKLSTRYYYAWKITKGHNFLLKTITSMEFYEKEVMNSQDITLPKYKLEQIVDLESICEVALNKLGKTQVMGDEFCSNVNYRKYKGDQTYSTSSESSSTPNKDSPLDSRKYTNDFGLDLVNNQEIDKIWLQMLSMKNDQAQSQRQQESQSMAASQLQSKSPFASAHQSYMPRPESRRGSYYGNSPFTLDNFNFDGFGGQSRSSNNGEVDLSSFDFFTDLPFDQLFTN, encoded by the coding sequence ATGTCAGTTGCCACTCCCACAGAAATACCTAAAAGTAATGAAACACAAGTTaggaaaagaagaaaagtcAGTACCGTGTGCACAAACTGTAAAAAACGAAAGATAAGATGTGATCGTCAACATCCATGTAAGAATTGTATTAAAAGCAAAAAACATAGTGCCTGTGTTTACGATGACGGACAAGTTAGTCCTGCAAATCTCCCGACAAATGGATCATCACACGGAATAATTGTCCCAGAATCCCGACCATATGAAGATAGTGCAAAAATCCCCATCAGGTTTAATAACGAGGTTTCTCGAAAGAAACTGAAGCCGGTAACACCAAATAATGAACATAAAACTACAAAGAAATCACGTGATAAAACCAAGGTCAGTAATCCACAAACAGCCTCTGAAAATGAAGTCACTATATCGTTAAGTGAATTGAATATGTTAAAGCAAAGACTACAGAACATAGAAGCCAATATCAATGCTCAAGCCAACAACCCCTCTTTTGTTCCACCGAGCTCACCCTATCCCACTCAACCAAACATCTTGCCGCCACCAGTTCTGTTCAGTTCTTGGAGTCCTAAACAAAGTAATGATAGGATTATGTTTAACCCTCAACAGAGGTTGACTACTAATTACAATGTATCCAACACAAGAGGGCAATCTCCTTCTATTCAACTACCTCCACTTTCTTTTAAAGATACCCCACGGGGAAGTATAGATTCAGTTCGCTTATATAGTGAGATGTCACCACCACGAAGCGATTTGATTGAGTCAAGTTTGACTTCTCCAGAGTCAATTCAATTGCCTGTTTCTGGTGATATTGTGGGGGTTAACCCTTATTTGAACGAGACAGAGACCATCAATTTTTATGATGGCTACACATCCATTTGTGTTCGGGATTTTCGAAGAGTCAACCATGGACCTTTTGCATGGTCTTCATTGATGAGGAAAGATAAAGCTTTGAGTTCATTATGGAATCACATACtcaagaagaaagagaaaaagaatgagGAATCACAAACGTTTGTCTTTGGTCAAGATATGCATGAAATATCACAAGAAAACACTCAGTTGGTGGCAAGCGAATCTAATGAATCAGAAACAAAgttcaaaaagaaaacactAGAAACTTTTGGTTTCAGTGATGTTGTTCCTTATGAcatattgaaaaagaaacttcAAACTCAAATTAACAAAACAACATTGCCTTTGGGATTAACTTTATATGAAGAGCAAGTGAACATGGAATTGCAGTTGGTTGACAGAATTCATCAGCAATTGccgaaaaagaaagttttATGGAAATTGATTGACAGGTTTTTCAGTTTGCTTTACCCATTCATGCCATTCTTGGATGAGATTGATTTCAGACAAAGCGTTACTAAGATCATAGGCGAGAAAGAATATAAagatgaaaaaataaaagagtTAAAGGTAGAAAAACGATTGGATTTGGCAGTGATTGGTGTTTTGCTTATTATACTTCGTATGAGTTATTTGTCCTTATTTTGTAACAAAGAAAGTGTAAATGAAATGAGATTGAAAACCACTGATCCATCTCCTGAAGCACAAGAAATGAAATACTTACTTCAAAACCCAATAGGCATATCATTGATTGATTCAGCTCAAAACTGTTTACAGTACTTTGATATTTTTAGAAAAACTTCCATGCCTGTTTTACAATGTGCTTATTTTCTTCAGCTTTACCATATATTTGCCCCTGAAGATGGAGATGATGGAGATGGTGCAGACACCTATGCTCTCAACTCCATGATCGTGAGAATGGCTTATTCTATGGGACTAAATAGAGAGCCAGACAATTTTAAGGACGTTTTAAATGACAAAAGACAAAACCATTTGGGGAGAAAAATATGGCATTTTTTGGTTATTGGAGATGTACATAATTCTTATGCTTTTGGAACTCCTAAACTAATCAGTGATGATTTTTATGATACAAAGATTCCCTTTATTGAAGAAGGCAATGAAAACTTAATTGATAAGAGTTTGGATCAATATGTAACCAGACTGGTATTCCCCGGGTATCTGGTTTACAATTCAGTAgatcaaattttaaaattgattcttaGTGTATCAGGACGACTGAAGGTATCAGAGATTTGCAAATTATTGAACCAATTCGAGATTGGTATAGCTGAGCAATATGGAACTTTGAGTAATTGTTTAGAGCCCAAGGAGAATttaattcatatttttgCTCGTAACATGCCGGTAAAAATGTACATTTCATTAAAATCTTTTTTGGTGTCAGTATACtttcatttgtttttataCTATGAACACAAAAATGACTCTTTGTCGTTCTTTTATTTGAGAAAAATTCTTAAAACAGGAGCTGGTGATATAATGCCAcattattttgaattattgggGAATAGTGAAGTTGTTTGTGACATGGTGATCAATCCGAAGttaattcaaatcatcCACAAAGCTAACCAGATTAATATCGCTCTTATTATTCGGGTCAATATGAGCATTTACAGAATGAAGTCTCTGAAGCTTCATGCTGAAAATTgtaaaaatgatgatttttacTATTCGTATTACAAGGAATTATGCAAGTTTTCCTCCTGTTTGACAAGATGTGCTGAGGTTGGAATCGCAGCTGTGTCAAAATTAAGTACCAGGTATTATTATGCATGGAAGATTACAAAGGGTCATAactttttgttgaaaactATTACTTCTATGGAATTCtatgaaaaagaagtaaTGAATTCTCAAGACATTACATTGCCAAAGTACAAGTTGGAGCAAATTGTCGATTTGGAAAGTATATGTGAGGTGGcattgaataaattggGTAAAACACAAGTTATGGGTGATGAATTTTGTTCAAATGTTAATTATAGAAAGTATAAGGGTGACCAGACGTATTCAACTTCTTCCGAGTCTAGCTCTACACCTAATAAGGACTCTCCATTAGACTCTAGAAAATATACCAATGATTTTGGTTTGGATTTAGTGAATAATCAAGAGATTGACAAAATCTGGTTGCAAATGTTATCTATGAAGAACGATCAAGCCCAACTGCAGAGACAACAGGAACTGCAACTGATGGCGGCTTCGCAGTTGCAATCAAAATCGCCGTTTGCCTCAGCACACCAAAGTTACATGCCACGACCAGAACTGAGGAGAGGTAGCTACTATGGTAATTCACCTTTTACTTTGGATAACTTTAATTTTGATGGATTCGGTGGACAAAGTAGAAGTTCTAACAATGGAGAAGTTGATCTCAGTTCGTTTGATTTCTTTACCGATTTGCCATTTGATCAACTTTTTACCAATTGA
- a CDS encoding S-adenosylmethionine-dependent methyltransferase, putative (Similar to S. cerevisiae TRM12;~In S. cerevisiae: required for wybutosine formation in phenylalanine-accepting tRNA): MPIKVLIDDPKQVKPIKQYLEDHNWLSKSFKIQKKNDVFHIFTNLNEIPSQLSQYNYENYEQDGDSNTKNKTTTPTLASIITEYCYVNNITNIKIPKRWSIYPPMILFNTTNSSNVHSTSDTIFNPQHQKLWENILNKQKSIFGTSDITHIALNKPIIESDIMRRPHNLIPVLGDFGPEMPMDKKPTKSDFNQAFWCHVVQNGIYQTWAPKYTMFSRGNIKEKKRVLDSFKNLANTIVFDFYCGIGYFSLSYLENGAKLLCWELNPWSIEGFRRSLEKMKVDYKIYTSDDKFDIADLNHFDACLFLESNEQITTRIIDQVKDDSLPISHINLGLLPSSKQSWTLANQLINKSTINTNVHIHENVHINDFEKIKTDAKEVFSNGNVLHLEKVKTFAPDIWHIVIDLENMKNF; encoded by the coding sequence ATGCCTATAAAAGTACTAATAGACGACCCTAAGCAAGTCAAACCAATTAAACAGTATTTGGAAGATCACAATTGGTTGAGCaaatcttttaaaattcaaaagaaaaatgatgTTTTCCATATTTTTACAAACTTGAATGAAATCCCATCGCAGTTATCACAGTACAATTATGAAAACTATGAACAAGATGGTGATTCAAAcactaaaaataaaactacCACTCCAACATTAGCATCCATAATAACAGAGTATTGCTATGTAAACAATATAACAAACATAAAGATACCTAAACGATGGTCTATTTATCCACCGATGATATTATTCAATACCACAAACTCATCAAACGTACATTCCACCTCGGATACAATATTTAATCCACAACACCAAAAATTGTGGGAAAACATATTAAATAAACagaaatcaatatttgGAACTTCAGACATAACCCATATAGCCTTGAATAAACCTATAATTGAATCTGATATAATGAGGCGTCCACACAATTTGATCCCAGTTTTGGGGGATTTTGGACCTGAGATGCCAATGGACAAGAAACCAACCAAATCAGATTTTAACCAAGCATTTTGGTGTCATGTTGTGCAAAATGGAATTTATCAAACTTGGGCACCTAAATATACCATGTTTTCTCGAGGtaatattaaagaaaagaaacgAGTTTTGGATCTGTTCAAAAACCTTGCAAATAccattgtttttgatttttattgTGGTATTGGATATTTTTCCTTGTCGTATCTTGAAAATGGGGCCAAATTATTATGTTGGGAATTAAATCCTTGGTCAATTGAAGGGTTTAGAAGGAGTTTGGAGAAAATGAAAGTTGATTACAAAATATATACTAGTGATGacaaatttgatattgctGATTTAAACCATTTTGATGCGtgtttatttttggaaaGTAATGAACAAATCACTACAAGGATAATTGACCAAGTTAAAGATGATAGTTTACCAATTAGTCATATTAATTTGGGGTTATTACCCAGTTCCAAACAATCATGGACCCTAGcgaatcaattaatcaataaatcaacaatcaacaCTAATGTACATATTCACGAAAATGTTCATATCAACgattttgaaaagattAAAACTGATGCTAAAGAAGTATTTTCGAATGGGAATGTTTTGCATTTGGAGAAAGTGAAAACCTTTGCACCTGATATTTGGCATATAGTAATTGATCTAGAAAACATGAAAAACTTCTAG